GGCGAGCGCTACTTTGCCTTGAACAAACTCGACAAGATCAACGGCTTGCCCCCAGAGGACAACAAGCACAAGATCATGTTCGAAAACCTGACGCCGCTGTTCCCCAAAGAACAGATGCGACTGGAACGCGACATCAAGACGGACGAGAACATCACCGGCCGCGTAATCGACATCATTGCGCCCATTGGCCGCGGCCAGCGCGCTTTGATCGTTGCCCCTCCCAAGAGCGGCAAGACGGTCATGATGCAGCACATCTGCCACGCTATCGCGTCCAACCACCCCGAGGTCGAGCTGATCGTGTTGCTGGTTGATGAGCGCCCGGAAGAAGTGACCGAAATGCAGCGCACCGTGAAGGGCGATGTGATCGCATCCACCTTTGACGAACCTGCCGCGCGCCATGTACACGTGGCCGAAATGGTCATCGAGCGTGCCAAACGCCTGGTTGAGCTGGGCAAAGATGTGGTCATCATGCTGGACTCCATCACCCGCCTCGCACGCGCCTACAACAACGTTCTGCCTTCCTCCGGAAAAGTGCTCAGCGGCGGCGTTGACTCCAACGCCCTGCAACGTCCCAAGCGCTTTTTCGGCGCCGCCCGCAAGATCGAAGAAGGTGGCTCGCTGACCATCATCGCGACAGCACTGGTGGATACCGGCAGCCGCATGGATGAGGTGATCTTTGAAGAATTCAAGGGAACCGGCAACTGCGAAATCCACCTGGACCGCCGCCTCTACGAGAAGCGCGTGTTTCCCTCCATCCAGCTCAACCGCAGCGGCACCCGCCGCGAAGAGTTGCTGCTGGCGCCCGAGATTCTGCAAAAGACCCGCATCCTGCGCCAGTTCATGTACAACATGGACGAAATCGAGTCCATGGAAATGGTCTTGAAGAGCATGAAGGCCACGAAAAACAATTCCGAGTTTTTCGACATGATGCGACGAGGCGGTTGAACCTCCCTGGATACCCTCGCCCTTAACGTGCAACATGCCTGCTCGTTCAGGGCAGGTTCTGACGCCTTATCTCTTTTCTCTTTCGCAGCCGTTCAGGGTGTTCCGCAGGCAGCCCGACAAAGGCTCATGCGAGCAGCACTCCACCCTGAGCAGACGCACCGATTGCCGGACAGGTGTCTCATCGGTCCTTGGCCTGATCCGCAACCCAGTCCACAAAGGCAGCGATCGGCGGGCGGCTGCGGTCACTGACCCGCAAGCTGACAAAATGCAGGGGTCGGTCAATGGGTTTTGCGCCACGGGCCTCCAACACCACCAAATCGCCACGCGCCAGTTCGCGCCCAGCTAACCGGGTGCTCTCCAAGGCCACCCCCAACCCGTCGACGGCTGCCGCAATGGCCATGGCGGCGCGGTCAAACGAGCAGCGTGGTCGCGAGGGAAGCACGATCCCATTGCCATCAAACCAGTCGACCCAACCCACTGGACTGAGCTGGGAATCGATCAGCATCAGGCGCTCGATCGCCTCTGTGGCACTTTCTCCTGGCGCCACCAGTTGTGGAGATACGAGCGGTACAACCCTTTCGTTGCCAAGGGAAAATACTTCCAGCCCAGCCTTCTGGCGCGCTGCGCCATAAGACAAGGCCACATCCAGTTCGCGCATCACACCCAGATCCACCGGTTCGGCACCCGTGGTCAGTCGGATGTTGATCGTCGGGTGTTGAGCCAAGAAAGTGGGCAAGCGCGGGCCGAGCCATTTGAGAGCCAAACTGGGCGCGCAGTGCACCGCCAGCACCTCATCCTGGGTGGGCAGTTGCACTTCAGCGCAAACGGCGTCCAGCGCGTCAAACACCCGACCGAGGCTTTCGAACAGGCGCAGACCTTCACGCGTGGTCCGCACCTGGCGGTGACTGCGCTCAAACAGAGCGCGGCCAAAGTACCGCTCCAGGTCGCGAATCTGGTGGCTGATGGCTGAGGCGGTGAGGTGCAACTCCTGCGCGGCAAGCGCAAAACTTTGCAGCCTGGCCGCTGCTTCAAAGGTGCGCAAACGCGCAAGTGGCGGTAGATTTCTCATGCAAATGACACTCAGATGAACTGAATTCATGTTTCCATGAGCAATCATCGTTTGTCAAGGCCGTCAGGGCGGGTCCACCATAGGCATCCAACACAACCTGAGGAAACGCCATGCCCGCCGTGCTCGAAAAAATTCAATCGCTGGATCAAAAAGAACATCGGTACGACCCACTGACCAACCCCAAGGTCTCCATTTACCAACCCGATCAACCGGGCCTGATCTACCCGGGCAGACCCGGTTTTGACGATGTGACGCAGGAGCGCCAATATCTGAAGGAAAGGCTGGCAGGCGCTTGCCGCGCATTTGCACGCCAGGCGTTCGACTACGGCTTTGCCGGCCACCTCACCGTTCGAGACCCGGAGCACCCCAACCTGTACTGGACCAACCCGATGGCGGTACATTTTTCGCAGGTGAAGGTGTCAAACCTCATTCTGGTGGACCATCAAGGCCAGGTGGTGGAAGGCCGCCACGCTGTGAACCGCGCGGGCTTCGTGCTGCACGCCGCCGTTCATGAAGCGCATCCCGACATTCAGGCCATGTGCCATGCTCACACGCTGCATGGCACTGCGTTTGCATCTCTCGGCCAGCCACTGCTGCCCATTTCACAGGACGCTGCGGCGTTTTTCGAAGACCATGTGGTGATCAGCGACGAGGCAGGTCAGGTGGCCGTGGAGTTGAATGCCGGACCGAAGGTGGCCGACTGGTTCAAGGGAGTGAAAGCCGCCATTCACCAGAACCACGGCCTGTTCACTGCGAGCCGCCACAGCATCGAAGCGGCGGCATTTTGGTTCATTGCCCTGGAACGCTGCTGCCAACAGCAACTGGCCGTGATGGCAACCGGGCAGACGCCGCACCTGGTTCCGGCGGACAGGGCTCGCTATAGCCGCGAGCACGTGGGCAGCGACTACATCGGCTGGCTCCATTTCCAGACCATCTGGAACGACCTGATCCGCAGCGAACCCGATCTTTTCGAATGACGCCGGAAGCCCAACCCCGTGCAACTCGGGCCCCGAGCCGCGCGAGGTGGCACACCAAGCCAAGCTTATTCACATAGCAGGTGGTTTCGCTCTATAATCCAAGGCTTTATTGATCGCGACAAGTACAGGGAAATGGTTTCCCTGCGGCTGCCGCACCTGACCTCAAGGAATCGTCATGAAAGACGGCATTCACCCCAACTACCGCGAAATCTGCTTCCAGGACATGTCCAACGGCTTCAAGTTCGTGACCCGTTCCTGCTCGAACACCAAAGAAATGATCACCATGGAAGACGGCCGCGAGCTGCCGCTCTTCAAGCTCGATACCACCAGCGAGTCGCACCCCTTCTATACCGGCACGCAAAAAAGCGTGGACAACATGGGTGGCCGCGTCGAGCGCTTCCGCAACCGCTACGCCAAAGGCGGCGCTGCGAAATAAGCATCTTGTGCCCGGCTGCTTCAGCCGACGCTCATGCAAAAAGGCAGCCGGTTTCCGGCTGCTTTTTTTTCGGCCATTGCGCCCCTTTTTAGCTGGCGCGAAGCGCCCTGCCCTGTATATTCTCCGCAGTGAGTTCCACCAATCCCGCTATCGTTACCCAATCGGCCGTGCGCCGACTGCCACGCATCGCCTTGTTTCTTTTCTGCCTGGCCTACGTGTTGCCCGGCTTTGTTGGCCGCGAACCATGGAAAAGCGCTGACGTATCGGCTTTGGGCGTGATGCTGGAGATGGCTTCCGGCGCCAGCTCGTGGTGGGTGCCTCAGGTGCTTGGGCAAGCCGCCGACGTAGGGGGTGCATTGCCCTACTGGCTCGGCGCAGCGTTCATTCATTTGCTGCCCTTCTTGCCTGCCGACTACGCGGTGCGGGTCGCCTTTGCAATGTTGCTGGGCCTCACGCTGATGTGTTCCTGGTACGCCGTCTACCAATTGGCTCGCCAGCCTTCCGCACAGCCGGTGGCCTTCGCCTTCGGCGGTGAAGCCAGTCCGAAAGACTATGCCCGCGCAGTCGCCGATGCCGGCTTGCTTGCGCTGATTGCCTGCTTGGGCCTGGCCCAGATGTCGCACGAGACCACGCCCGATCTGGCGCGCTTGTGCGCCAGCAGCGCGCTCATGCTCGCCGGCGCACGCATGGCCCATGCCGATGATCCGCATCCATGGCTCAGTCTGCTGTTGTGGTGGGTGGCCACCGCCGGCCTGGCGATGAGCGGCGCACCCTGGATCGCCATGGCCCTGGGCACCGGGCTGCTGCTGATTCTGACCGTTACCCGAGCGCGCTCCGGGGCAGGCAGCCCATCCACCCTGACCTGGGCCGCCGTGGGTGTTGCGTTGATCGTAGGGGTCGTCGCGATGTTTGAAAGCATGCCCTGGCCAACCATCGCTCTTCCACTGGAATTCGAGTCTTGGCAACGCTGGAGCCGATTGATGGTCTGGTTCACCTGGCCAGCATGGCCCTTGGCACTGTGGACGTTGTGGGGCTGGCGCCGGCAGCTCTTGAGCCCACACGTCGCAATTCCACTGTGGGTTGCCACGGTGAGCGTGCTCAACAGCGCATTGAATGCCGACTTTGACCGGGCTCTGCTGCTGGCGCTTCCCGCCTTGGCAGCACTCGCTGCCTTCGCGTTGCCCACCCTGCGTCGAAGCGTCTCGGCTTTGATCGACTGGTTCACGCTGATCTTTTTTACCCTGTGTTCCTTGATCATCTGGGTGGTGTGGTTCTCGTTGCAAACAGGCATACCGGCGAAGCCTGCGGAAA
This region of Hydrogenophaga crassostreae genomic DNA includes:
- a CDS encoding type B 50S ribosomal protein L31; translation: MKDGIHPNYREICFQDMSNGFKFVTRSCSNTKEMITMEDGRELPLFKLDTTSESHPFYTGTQKSVDNMGGRVERFRNRYAKGGAAK
- a CDS encoding LysR substrate-binding domain-containing protein — translated: MRNLPPLARLRTFEAAARLQSFALAAQELHLTASAISHQIRDLERYFGRALFERSHRQVRTTREGLRLFESLGRVFDALDAVCAEVQLPTQDEVLAVHCAPSLALKWLGPRLPTFLAQHPTINIRLTTGAEPVDLGVMRELDVALSYGAARQKAGLEVFSLGNERVVPLVSPQLVAPGESATEAIERLMLIDSQLSPVGWVDWFDGNGIVLPSRPRCSFDRAAMAIAAAVDGLGVALESTRLAGRELARGDLVVLEARGAKPIDRPLHFVSLRVSDRSRPPIAAFVDWVADQAKDR
- a CDS encoding class II aldolase/adducin family protein, with protein sequence MPAVLEKIQSLDQKEHRYDPLTNPKVSIYQPDQPGLIYPGRPGFDDVTQERQYLKERLAGACRAFARQAFDYGFAGHLTVRDPEHPNLYWTNPMAVHFSQVKVSNLILVDHQGQVVEGRHAVNRAGFVLHAAVHEAHPDIQAMCHAHTLHGTAFASLGQPLLPISQDAAAFFEDHVVISDEAGQVAVELNAGPKVADWFKGVKAAIHQNHGLFTASRHSIEAAAFWFIALERCCQQQLAVMATGQTPHLVPADRARYSREHVGSDYIGWLHFQTIWNDLIRSEPDLFE
- the rho gene encoding transcription termination factor Rho, which translates into the protein MHLNELKALHVSEVSKQAEALEIENVGRMRKQELMFAIIKKRAKGGELVNADGVLEVLPDGFGFLRNMDTSFTASTDDIYISPSQIRRFNLHTGDMIEGEVRIPKDGERYFALNKLDKINGLPPEDNKHKIMFENLTPLFPKEQMRLERDIKTDENITGRVIDIIAPIGRGQRALIVAPPKSGKTVMMQHICHAIASNHPEVELIVLLVDERPEEVTEMQRTVKGDVIASTFDEPAARHVHVAEMVIERAKRLVELGKDVVIMLDSITRLARAYNNVLPSSGKVLSGGVDSNALQRPKRFFGAARKIEEGGSLTIIATALVDTGSRMDEVIFEEFKGTGNCEIHLDRRLYEKRVFPSIQLNRSGTRREELLLAPEILQKTRILRQFMYNMDEIESMEMVLKSMKATKNNSEFFDMMRRGG